cccctcctcagctggacgggggggagaaaatataacaaaaggctcgtgggtcaagataaggacagtttaataaagtgatagcaaaggttgcgcgcgcgaaagcaaagaaaaaaaccaaatgatgttattctctacttcccatcagcaggcgatgtctagccacttctcgggaagcagggcttcagtacgcgtagtggttgctccggaagacaaaatgccccccctcttccgtctccctttacttagcttttatatctgagctgacgtcatatggtatggaatatctgtttggttggtttaggtcagctgtcctggttatgtcccctcccaagatcttgccctgccccagcctgccattggggggggggcaaaaatgttggagagacagccttgatgctgtgccagcattgctcagctgtagccaaaacactggtgtgctatcaacacctttctagctactgatgcagagcacagtgctatgagggctgccatggggagtattaactccatctcagccagacccaatacaccaaCAAAGCCTAAATCGCAGGGAAAAGGAACTCCCTATGTCCAGAACTGAGCTACAGCTGTGAAATGACACGATCACACCCAGCACGTGTAGAGTACGGATCATAAAGTTCTAGCTATAAAGGACCCACCTGAATTGTATTTAAGTTTCACCGTTGCCCTTAGCACTGAAAAAGGTACCTCAGGAATTCACACGGATGTTTAACagtttgattaatttttaatgtgtacgaaaaccaacaaaaacctaAAGTCAGCAAGGTAAATAATACTGTTTATTCACTGATTAGGCAGACATTCTTACTTCCAAAATATGTATTGAGCAAGCATAACAAGAGAATGAAACAAACTGACATCACTTTTCTTTAATGAAGTCTCCTTCTAATTAATGTTAGAGCCCAGGGATAATCTATTAACACTATTTCAAAGATACCCAACATTGCCTCTAAAATTACTGTTGAAACTGCATGCATGGGTTATTGTATTGCCTTCCCACACAAAGTTTTACTCCTCACTTGAAGCTATTTACAAACTAAGACTGATCACGATAACCCAGAATATGCTGAATTTAATTTGATCCTTAGTAAATAAACCACACCACAACCCCCCCTCATCCCCATTCTGGAATAAGATCTAGACAAAACTGTGTGGGTTTGAATGATCTTTCACTCTTACCCACTGATCTAAACCATCCTTATAGAAATATGTTAAGATACCTTAAGGACCGATCCTGCACCAAAACCGgaataacttaaaaataataataataataagtcTATTGTTTCAAGGCTCAGCCATTTCAACACACATCTCCCTTTCCAGTGTGTGAGAGTCCCAGTTGGGcgttttgctttttctgtctcaCATCCCCTCCTGGACTTCTTTCATGTGGGCCCAGGTCCTACAAATTCACCTTTACAATGAATTTCGTGATGGATTCCCACAGAGCCCGGCAGGTCTGACGAGAGCCCCTGGAGGGGGAAGAGCCTCCCCACTCAGACTCGCCTCCAGCAACAAGTCCATGGCAAGTAGGacacagcacagctctgccgAGCACGGTGAACATGATCAACATTTTGAACAGGCAGAGCTTTTCAccattttaaaagtactttcaGAAGTCTGTCCAGGATAGATTTTGGTGCTGGTTTTGAGTCGGAGGAGTTCTTTTCTacagtttgttgggttttggtttcttttcctggAATGCTCACTGTTTGGATTTGGCAATAACTTGCTGTATCTTACCATCATGGACTTTTATTTGCACATTAATAAAAACACTGCTTTTAGCAGCATCAGAGCTGATCCCAGTTTAATGTCATTTTCAGGCAAATGGACACAATTAACTGTTGTAAACTATGACCCAATAGTTCAGTGTACACACTACTCCTCAGACAACCAAGATCTTTAAATTATATAAAGGCAGGTTTTCTGCAATATGTTTCCTAGATTAGAAAAACATTactgctttgggacagatccATAagctcttgtttctttttgtagATTTCTAGCAAATACACTCTATTCTACCAAATCTGTTACTTCATGTTTTCAGAAGCTCGTACTCAGTAATTGGAGCCCCAAGCTTGCAAAAACGTATGCACTTGCCTAACCTCAGGCAGTGTGACTTCTCCTACCGATTACTATGGATTTCCTGACATATCGTTAGGAAAAGCAAATGGTTGCAGGATGCTGACCTAGGGTACAACACTCTGTAAGGGAACACACTCTCAAGTCTCGAATGTCGTGAATAATCCCAACCTTTAACTTGTTCAAAGTTGCATGTGTTCAGTACTTAAAGTCTGAGAAGATTACCTGAATAGAGACAACATCATACGTTTTACTGTCTGTTTGAGCAACGGATTTAGAACCAGAAGCAGAAGAACAAACAACTAAAACTGTCAACTTATTATGAGTAAATGTCTCAGAATAACCTCACGCTACTCATGAGTGCTCTTGCAAAAACTACAGCAGaaaccagattttaaaaataacacatgcAAACAAGAAATTcgaaacagaaatatttccccACTTTGATGGTCACTCAGTTCTCTCCTTCATTCTCTACAAATCTAGGCTGCTCAGGCTACAGATAGCAACCTACCAGAAagagacacagaagaaaattttcattaTGTTAGTCATAGATACAAACACATTACAGCATTTTATCTATTTTATGCAGGTATGGCAAAATTAATACACGGTGATTTGAAAACAGAGCTACCACAAATGGTCTGTGTTATTCTCTAGTTTAAATATAACAATCCCATAAATTGCGTAAagtattccttttctttctccaaaccAAACCCTGTCTGCATAAGACTCACAGACACAAACATTCCAGTTACATAATGCCTGTGTTTTAGAAGACGGAAAAATACGCAACCAAGTTGATTCAAGCATTTTGCTTATAAAAACAGTAAAGTTTCAAACTCCAAAACCAAACTACTTATCTATCCTCTgttattcacatttttttaagattatgtTGAATGCTCGTTACTTTATTTcctccctttgctttccagccAAATCTGAATTCACTTCTCTTCCCAAGCAACTCAAAAGACACGAAAATTAATTCTGAACATGTCTTACCTATTTCAACATGTGTTGAAATTCCACTTGGGATACATCTTTGACAGAAATGGTATAGTATAAGCAGCAGAACAGAGCGAACCTTCAAACCAGCCATGATGCTGGCTCGAACTGTGATTTTCGGAAGCCTGGAGCAGTAGCACTGTGACCTTTGAAATGTAGGTTACGGAGCATGCCTTTTCTTTCAGACATATTGCTGACACAGCAAATAAACGACTGGCCTGTTTGAAAGGCTATTTCATACCAATGCTTTTCTTGACCTCAAGTAAAgtcatttataaaaaaaagaaataacctaTAGGTGTTCTCCCCGCTTGACTTCCGTAATACCTCTGGGGTTTGGGCAGCGTAGCTGCCATCGCCGCGCGGCAGCAGCGCGGTTTCTGTTCACGTCTAAAAGCGCGCCGGAGCAGAGCATCCTCCCGCGCTTGGTGCACCTGCCTTACAACAGCTACGTCAGATTTCACAAAAAAACGAAGCCAACTGCCAAAGCAGTATTAGCAGAGGCACACTAGCTCCTGAGCTGTCGGCGACACAAATTCAGAAGCTTTGGCGAGCTGACAGGGCATCGCATGCGCGCTTTTGGGTCTTGCGATCCGGACTGGAAGCCCAATTACATCAAAATCAATACTCGGGGGTGGAAGAAGTCGCGACAGGACTCCTGCCATACCCACTGCTCTCCAATCCTGCCTGACGGCAGAGGCTGGGCAGGCTGCGGCTCCCAGCCACCCTCCAGGCAAACCTGACCCGGCTGCCGTGGGACCCGGCGGCCTGAGGCGAGGGCCGCTGTCCCAGTGCCGCCACAGCCCGGCGCTCCTGGAGCCAAGCCGTCAAGCACAAGTGCCCCCCGCTCCCTCcgctgtctgtgtgtgtgtgtgggggggggtgtctcgaTGGAGCTGAGGACACGGGGCTCCGGGAATCCGAAATCCTCCCCATCACCCTCCAAGGGCAAACCCAGCGCCGCCGGGCTCCGGCGCCGCCAAGGCCGCTCCTGGCCCGGCCCCTccgcggcggctgctgctgctgctcctcctccggGGCGGTGCGGGCGGGCTcggcccgggccccgccgcctcAGCCCGGGTGCGCGGCCATGGCGAGCCTCCTGTGGCggcgggccgccgccgcccgccgccgcctcctcctcctccttcacccGCCGGctccggcggcgcggcgcggcagCTGGGGGTTGCCCGCCGCTCTGGTACGCCGGGGCGGCCTGGTGGGCGGCCGCTGGCTAGAGACGCCCGCCTCTTTTCCCGTACAGGACCCGGCCAGCGGCGAGGAACTGGGCCGGGTTGCCGACTGCGGGGCGGCTGAGGCGAGGGCGGCAGTGCGGGCCGCGCACGAAGCCGGCGCCGCTTGGGGCCGCCTTCCCGCCAAGGTGAGGGGAGCGCGGAAGATGGCGCCCGCCCGGGCCGTGAGGCGGACGGTCCGGTCCGGTGAGGGAGAAGCTCGTCCCGAGCGGCGCGGCCTCCCTGCGGGCGGGAACCACGGCAACCTTGTCTGTCTCCCCAGGAGAGGAGCGTGTGCCTCCGCAGGTGGTACGAGCTGATGATGGAGAACAAGGAGGAGCTGGCGAGGATCATCACGGCCGAGAACGTGAGTAGGGCGGCGGGGCTCGGGCACAGCGCCTAAGGGTCCGGTGGAAATCGGGCCCGCGTTGTGGTTCGTGGTGCCCAAAAGCACGCATCGCCCTAAAACGTGGTCTTCAGGGCAGAAATGGTTGGTGTTTTGTCGGTGTCGTTGACTCGGAAGAAATGGCAGTGCTGTTAACGCAAGGTTCCCAAGCGGGGTTCGCTCGGGGTGCGTTGGTTTGCATGGCAGAGCAGTCTGGGAGCTCGCAGACGGGTATCCTTGTGGATAAAACCGTGCTGGAAGGTACTTCGGCAGCTCCTCTGTGGTGTCCCAGCTGCTAATGGTCGTTCGGTCCACGGGGTCGGACCTGGAGGTAGTCCAAAGTAATACTCCCCGAAACAAACGTCCCTGGCATAAACTTGTAACTGTCTTGCCGTGATTTGCGTCTTCTTCAGAATGGTAGTAGCAGCTAACTGCAGAGTTTGTAAATAAACACGTGCTACATTTGCTATTCCAGCTCCTTGTCTTGGGCAGGTATGAATCCAGGCTCAACATACCAAATGTTGACTACACAGTGACGGTGTACTGAAGCTGCACAActattgctgctgctttcatgtAATCCTTTTTGGAGATCACGGTGTACGTGATAGGGATTATAAAGTGCTCTAAAAGAACAGAAACTCCGAAATTACTTCAATTTGGTTTTATTGCTTCAGTCTGCCACTTACAGTGTACCTTCAATCTGATTTAATCAAAGGGGAAGCCTCTGAAAGAAGCAGAGGGTGAAATCCTGTATTCTGCCTCGTTTCTGGAGTGGTTTGCGGAGGAAGCTCGCCGGGTTTATGGTGATGTCATTCCAGCGTCTGCGAAAGACAGAAGAATCCTGGTGCTGAAGCAGCCAGTAGGAGTGGCGGCCATTATAACCCCAGTAAGCATAGCTGAATTTTTCAAGTCATGTGAAGGTTTTCAGCTCAGCCCACAGCATGAGGCTGTGGCCTTAGGGCTCCTCCAACCCTGGCAAACACCCCTGTCAAGCTTCATTTCTACCTTGTACTCGCTTCTTCCTGGATTGGCAGTGCTTCTTTGTAACGTTCACTTAGGACAAAGCACATCATGCAGGTCTGTTTAGGTTGTCAcataattacagaaaatgtcaGCTATTTCTGCAAAAACAGGAGGCAAAGTTTTCCCAAGTTTGATTgtacttttcttttctcatcctAGTGGAATTTCCCCAGCGCTATGATTACCCGGAAGGTTGGTGCGGCTCTGGCAGCTGGCTGTACAGTAGTAGTGAAACCTGCAGAGGACACACCTTTATCAGCATTAGCTCTTGGGGAGGTGAGCTTTTATGTTAAGCTTTACCTTAGCAGTGGACTGAAGTTGTAAATGGGGAGTCAGATGGGCTTTGAAGATAACTCTGGCCAGCTTCATACATGAAGAAAGGGCAAACTGGCTGACTTGATCCAGAAGTCTTAGTTTAGTAAGAGTCTTTGAAAGTTGCCTCTTACACGGTCTAGACCCTCAAAGAGGACCCGGCCATTTAGCTACACAAAACATATTTATATCTTTCCTTTGGTTACTTTGAATGACAGCCCGACCTTAAACTGGAGCAAAGCTGCTGTCTTGACACCATGGCACCTGTTACTAGTTGTGCTGTGCACTTCCAGCTTCCATTGACTTACAGCATGGTTTCTTCGAAACAAACAAATGTTAAGTGACTATTCCTCATACAAAATGCACCGATAATGCAAATTCTGTGTCTGTTTTGTTGCAGCTTGCAAACCAGGCTGGAATTCCAGCGGGAGTGTATAATGTTGTTCCTTGTTCCAGACAGCAGACACCAGCTGTAGGGGAAGTTCTGTGCACTGATCCATTGGTAGCCAAAATATCTTTTACTGGCTCTACAGCAACAGGAAAGGTACATAAGCGCACAGAATATACTTGAACATTATTACTGTGGTTATACTGGAAAGGTCAGGGGAAAGTGTGTGCCTTTATACAGAGCTGCCTTCTTTTCTGGCTGCTGTACACAGATTGTCCAAATAATTGTGTACTTCTTGAGATACTGCCTATGTACTTTAGTATCAGTACTTCACAGAAGGATGCCTATGTGCAACTTCTGGATAACTGCCCTTTATTAAATTATAATGTGAACAGTTCTGTACCAGATGCTCTGGTTTCATATCATAGGGTGACAACTTACTAATAAGAACACTGAAATTGAGTTTCAAAGGTACTATTTGGGAATGGCTTCTGCGGTTGAGAGAAGGTATTAGAGAAGTGAGGCCCTTGAATCTCTCCTATCAGTCTTGATCAATAAGCAATCTTGTCACCATCTCTAATGAAATCAAACTGCAGGGCATGGCTAGAAGGTGATAGAATTCTATGGGATGGCTGTAtgcagaatgaagaaaaagtcTGGTATCAAGGCAAATCTTAATCCCAAATTCTGTCAGATCTTGGAAAAATTTTGTAAGAGCCGTCAAGAATTTTAgtaccaaaaaagaaaagaacaagcaaacaagAATGACAATATTAGTGTATAAAAGCTTGGCCTGAATTGAAGTTGATGAAAATCCTTCTCTTCATTATTTCTTGGCCAGAATTTCATCTCTAAAGATTTTAATGAAGGCAATTAGTCCTTGTTTTTGTCATAGGAGAAAACAGATGGTCTAGCATTATAGAGAAGATCCAGATTAATTCTCTGCCAGAGTTAGTTTGATACTGCCTTCCATCTGTGGTTCCACAGTTCACATCTGGTAGAGGTACAAATTTCTGTGTCTCCTCTGTTGCCTACAGATACTGCTGAAACATGCAGCTGGTACTGTGAAGCGAGTTTCCATGGAGCTTGGAGGACATGCTCCTTTTATAGTGTTTGACAGTGCCAATGTGGACCGTGCTGTTGCAGGAGCCCTTGCTTCTAAGTATAGAAATTCGGGGCAGGTAAGAGTAACCTTCTTGTCCTTGTTTCTGGAAAGTGAAGAGCTATGCATATAGTTTAAGCTGTAAATAAGCTATTTTATGTAAAAGGAAAGCATAGGACACTTCATTGTGAAGAGAAAGATGCTGGAGTCACGCAGGCTCTGGGCACTCAAGCCAGTTCAGTTATCAACAATAACAACACTGTAAAATCCCATGTACTTTCACAACATACATGGCAGTCAATGGACCCCTCGCAAGAGCGTGAGAAGTGATGAGGCGTTTTGTCATATGCTTTCTTAGCATTAAATTCCTTGGAGAACTAGAACTGTGAAAAGACACCATCCTGCCTCAGTTCTCAGGATTATATTTTATAACATGTGCCTAgctatttcttaaaataatagCTTCAAGTCTCATGATAAATGTTTCTATCTGTAAGACTGTGTGTTCAATTCAAgtctttttgtgtgttctgAAAGCACCCAGCAGGAGTCAAGGGGACTGAAATCTGTTAAGACACTCATGGCTAGATTTTTCCACAATaagtagcttaaaaaaaagtgataggCAGGATTCAAGTGTACATTGCTTCAAAAGTATTTTACTTATGAGTCAAAAAATTTTTAAGAGCATTACTTTCCAGAACAGTCAGCTGAGCAGGGCTGTGTGGAGACTATTACTTCTACATGTGAACACGAAGTTGACGAACTCCAGCTTCGGAGAAGCAGCAAGTTTTCAGTTGGATTGGGAGGTCATTTGTTTGGGAAAATGTTGCTTGAAtaacacaagaagaaaacaagactaatcctgggaagaaagaaaggaaacaaaatagaaTGGAATGTGGACAAGGACCACTGAGTGATCAGACACAGACTGGACAAGATCTAACATAAAAggcacctctgctgctgcataGAAGGATAAAGTAGCTGTTACTTTTGAGAGACTGTAGCAATCAAAATAGGATGCAGTTAGAGCAAAGGGGTAGCACAAATAAGTAGGCCACTGAAACcacttaaaaacaaattctAGGAAGAAAGCAAACTCAAACTCAATGAAGGAGTTTGAAAAAAAGACCCCACACCACCAAGTGTGATTTGAGGTTCTGCTGCTCAGTCCAGCATTCTGCAGTCTAATTAGAAGGTATTTCCTGCAGCTTCTGGACCTTGGTTGCGCCATGGATCAGAGTCCACAGAACTCACAAAACCTTTTCCCAGTGTAAGCAACTTAAATGTAGCAGTGTGGCATATTTCACACAGGTACTGACAGCTTGTTGAAGTTGTATTTCTAAAGTGAGAGGAGCGATGAAAGAAATGGCAAAGCTAGTACACAGCTTAGGATGATGGAGAAGAGGCAGAGGACAGAGTGGCATGAAGGCCAGAATGAATTAATGGATAGATTAAATACAATATAAActactgtttgtttttccttttcatgtttgttttcagaccTGTGTTTGTACAAACCGTTTCCTGGTGCAAAAGGGAATCCATGACAAATTTGTGGAAAAGTTTGCTGAAGCTATAAAGAGAGAACTACACATCGGAAGTGGGTTTGATGCAAAAACTACCCAAGGGCCACTAATTAATGAAAAAGCAGTGGAGAAGGTATAAacaaaagatttcatttttgaCATCTTACTTTATGGgtcataaaaaggaaattaactttAGAtttatatttcacttttttcatgCTTGTTTTGTTAGAATGTGTTTGCAGTGTGGCTGGAAGTGTATTCTATCCTCCAAGTCCATGTATACCTATAGATAAACAGATGTGGCCAGTTAATGCATCATGCCCCTATTTCCATTAAGGGAAAATGAGATTCCTCCTTAGGAAAAACTGATTCCTCCTGATTACTTCCTAGCTGTTCTCAAGAACATTTACTGAAATTGGATACACTGTGAGAGTTGTGTGCTGATCCTGCAATTCTGAAGCACTGTGAATGACAACTTACTTTGAAGAACAGTGCCTGTGTTTGGCAAAAGCTAAGCAGAATAATACATTGAGGTTAAAAATACCAGAGCTCTGGATGTTATAATCACTTGAAACCATACACGCATGGTTTGGGTCTTCTGTTTTGGATGACTCATGATTCcaagaattttttaatgtttttttaattgcagtaaGTCACCTGTtcaataatatatataatataaactTCATAAGGTTAAAGATTATTAAATTACGCGGTTCATACTTTCTAAGATACTATGCCTCAGTTATATGCAGGCTTGGTTTGAATTCCATTATACTTGAATGCTGCCAGATTCTTTCTGTTTATAAAAGAATATGAAAGTATTCAGAGTTATTTGGGAGACAAAGCATACAAtactttgatttctttctttcatgcctTCCCTTTGTGCATCACAAAAgtatagtgtgtgtgtgtgtgtgtgtatcatATACATCTATATATACAAATAAGCAGTGTATATAGTCATTTAACTGCCTTTCTGTAATTTCAAAGGACAGTATTCTAGGTGGAGACTGCTACTTTAGTTTTCTCATTACTTTCTTGTCTGTGGATGAATTGTAGATGTAGGGGGTGGAAAATGTTCTTGCCAGTACTGTCTTGAAAGTTGTCTGTTTCTCTTTAAATGATGGTCATGTACTTCTGTTTTCATGGTGCTTGATCACGGAGATCAGGTATATTTCTTAGTCCTGCAAAGACTTTTTCTCATGTTAGAGGTCATCTTTGCATTTCAACAGAAAAGCTGAATCTTCAAAGTCCGTGAGACTGGGGCCATACTCATCATTTATCTCTCTGAAATTATGTCAGACTGAGAGAAAAATTCAAGAGAAGTTTTAAATAATATTGCAAATGGTGTTCTGCAAAGTATAAACCTCTCTTCAAAATCTTCTATT
The Haliaeetus albicilla chromosome 21, bHalAlb1.1, whole genome shotgun sequence genome window above contains:
- the ALDH5A1 gene encoding succinate-semialdehyde dehydrogenase, mitochondrial is translated as MASLLWRRAAAARRRLLLLLHPPAPAARRGSWGLPAALVRRGGLVGGRWLETPASFPVQDPASGEELGRVADCGAAEARAAVRAAHEAGAAWGRLPAKERSVCLRRWYELMMENKEELARIITAENGKPLKEAEGEILYSASFLEWFAEEARRVYGDVIPASAKDRRILVLKQPVGVAAIITPWNFPSAMITRKVGAALAAGCTVVVKPAEDTPLSALALGELANQAGIPAGVYNVVPCSRQQTPAVGEVLCTDPLVAKISFTGSTATGKILLKHAAGTVKRVSMELGGHAPFIVFDSANVDRAVAGALASKYRNSGQTCVCTNRFLVQKGIHDKFVEKFAEAIKRELHIGSGFDAKTTQGPLINEKAVEKVERHISDAVSQGASIVTGGKRHSLGKNFFEPTLLSNVTTKMLCTQEETFGPLAPVIKFETEAEAVAIANAADVGLAGYFYSQDPAQIWRVAEQLEVGMVGVNEGIVSSVESPFGGVKQSGLGREGSKYGIDEYLEIKYVCFGGL